One window from the genome of Mumia sp. ZJ1417 encodes:
- the hemW gene encoding radical SAM family heme chaperone HemW, translating to MPSTLPEGEAVPTDGALPSSSLQALGAAPFAAYVHVPFCVTRCGYCDFNTYTSSELGPGASHDSYADTVLAEIDLAARVLERADRPLPRVETVFVGGGTPTLLSSDDLGRILEGLDKTFGLADGYEATTEANPDSVTPESLATLRSRGFTRISYGMQSAVPHVLATLDRTHDPARMPDVVRWAREAGFAQVSVDLIYGTPGESLADWERSLDTALALDPDHVSAYALIVEEGTALARRVARGEIAAPDDDLMADMYAAADQRLGCAGLGWYELSNWARDEAARCCHNELYWTGADWWGFGPGAHSHVAGTRWWNVKHPAAYAKRLADGVSPGHGREILDAETRRVEQVLLESRLRDGMPIERLDDAGRAAVPALVSEELVQAAPLADAGRLVLTLQGRLLADVVVRRLLP from the coding sequence ATGCCGTCGACGTTGCCTGAGGGTGAAGCTGTCCCCACCGACGGCGCCCTCCCCTCCTCCTCGCTGCAGGCGCTCGGAGCGGCGCCGTTCGCGGCGTACGTGCACGTCCCGTTCTGCGTGACCCGCTGCGGCTACTGCGACTTCAACACGTACACGTCGTCCGAGCTCGGGCCTGGCGCCTCACACGACTCGTACGCCGACACCGTGCTGGCCGAGATCGACCTCGCGGCGCGGGTCCTGGAGCGCGCCGACCGCCCGCTCCCCCGGGTGGAGACGGTGTTCGTCGGCGGCGGGACGCCCACACTGCTCTCGTCCGACGACCTGGGCCGCATCCTCGAGGGCCTCGACAAGACGTTCGGGCTCGCCGACGGCTACGAGGCCACGACCGAGGCCAATCCAGACAGCGTGACGCCGGAGTCGCTCGCGACGCTGCGCTCGCGCGGCTTCACCCGGATCTCGTACGGGATGCAGTCCGCGGTCCCGCACGTCCTCGCCACCCTCGACCGCACCCACGACCCGGCACGGATGCCCGACGTCGTCCGGTGGGCCCGCGAGGCCGGGTTCGCACAGGTCAGCGTCGACCTCATCTACGGCACGCCAGGCGAGTCGCTCGCGGACTGGGAGCGCTCGCTCGACACGGCGCTCGCGCTCGATCCGGACCACGTGAGTGCGTACGCGCTGATCGTCGAGGAGGGCACGGCGCTCGCTCGGCGAGTGGCACGCGGGGAGATCGCCGCGCCGGACGACGACCTGATGGCCGACATGTACGCGGCGGCCGACCAGCGGCTCGGCTGCGCCGGGCTCGGCTGGTACGAGCTGTCCAACTGGGCGCGCGACGAGGCGGCCCGATGCTGCCACAACGAGCTCTACTGGACGGGCGCAGACTGGTGGGGCTTCGGTCCCGGGGCGCACAGCCACGTCGCCGGCACCCGCTGGTGGAACGTCAAGCACCCCGCGGCGTACGCGAAGCGGCTCGCTGACGGCGTCTCTCCCGGGCACGGACGCGAGATCCTCGATGCCGAGACGCGACGGGTGGAGCAGGTTCTGCTGGAGTCACGCCTGCGCGACGGCATGCCGATCGAGAGGTTGGACGACGCCGGGCGGGCGGCCGTACCGGCGCTGGTCTCCGAGGAACTCGTCCAGGCCGCACCGCTCGCGGACGCCGGCCGGCTCGTCCTGACGCTGCAGGGTCGCCTCCTCGCCGACGTCGTCGTACGCCGCCTCCTGCCGTAG
- a CDS encoding GntR family transcriptional regulator, with protein MIEFHLDSRSGVSAYLQLVQQVRRALRLGLLAEGDQLPTVKDVAHQLAINPNTVLKAYRDLERDGLVAPRPGVGTFVTRTLTDNTLAAHGPLRTDLQRWLAKARRAGLDDESIEALFTTTFRAASEEDIA; from the coding sequence ATGATCGAGTTCCACCTGGACTCCCGCTCGGGGGTCTCGGCCTACCTTCAGCTCGTGCAGCAGGTGCGCCGCGCCCTGCGGCTCGGCCTGCTCGCCGAGGGCGACCAGCTCCCGACCGTGAAGGACGTCGCCCACCAGCTGGCGATCAACCCCAACACCGTCCTGAAGGCCTACCGTGACCTCGAGCGCGACGGCCTCGTCGCGCCGCGGCCCGGTGTCGGCACCTTCGTCACCCGGACCCTCACCGACAACACGCTCGCGGCACACGGACCCCTCCGTACGGACCTGCAGCGCTGGCTCGCCAAGGCCCGCCGTGCCGGCCTCGACGACGAGAGCATCGAGGCGCTGTTCACGACCACCTTTCGCGCCGCCTCCGAGGAGGACATCGCATGA
- a CDS encoding ABC transporter ATP-binding protein, producing the protein MTTALRTHELGKRYGRNRQWALKDCTLELPTGRVVGLVGPNGAGKSTLLGLAAGMLVPTAGRVEVLGEDPSSGADHLARVGYVSQDTPTYRGMSIADHLRLGAKLNPRWDHGLVHERIARLGLDARRRTGTLSGGQRAQIALTLAIGKRPELLILDEPVAALDPLARREFMQDLMEAVAEHDLTVVLSSHLVSDLERACDFLVVLVDSEVRVAGDLDDLLASHRRMTGARRPSDAAPAGHHVVTASHTERQSTFVVRTDGPLIDPSWDATPLGLEDLVLAYLRNDASYKRPRPTVEVVR; encoded by the coding sequence ATGACCACCGCACTGAGGACGCATGAGCTCGGCAAGAGATACGGCCGAAATCGGCAATGGGCCCTGAAGGACTGCACCCTCGAGCTCCCGACCGGTCGCGTGGTCGGTCTGGTCGGCCCGAACGGTGCCGGCAAGAGCACGCTCCTCGGTCTGGCGGCCGGGATGCTGGTGCCCACCGCAGGGCGGGTCGAGGTCCTGGGGGAGGACCCGTCGTCGGGTGCCGACCATCTCGCGCGCGTCGGCTACGTGAGTCAGGACACTCCGACCTACCGGGGGATGAGTATCGCCGATCACCTTCGCCTCGGCGCGAAGCTCAACCCGCGATGGGACCACGGGCTGGTCCACGAGCGGATCGCCCGGCTCGGTCTCGACGCCCGGCGCCGTACCGGCACGCTGTCGGGCGGCCAGCGTGCCCAGATCGCGCTCACGTTGGCGATCGGCAAGCGACCGGAGCTGCTGATCTTGGACGAGCCGGTCGCCGCTCTCGACCCGCTGGCCCGTCGCGAGTTCATGCAGGACCTCATGGAGGCGGTCGCCGAGCACGACCTCACGGTCGTGCTCTCGTCGCACCTCGTCTCCGACCTCGAACGTGCCTGCGACTTCCTGGTGGTGCTCGTGGACTCGGAGGTCCGGGTCGCCGGCGACCTCGACGACCTGCTCGCCTCGCACCGCCGCATGACCGGGGCTCGGCGCCCATCCGACGCGGCGCCTGCCGGACATCACGTGGTGACGGCGAGCCACACCGAGCGGCAGAGCACGTTCGTGGTCCGCACAGACGGGCCGCTGATCGACCCGTCATGGGACGCGACCCCGTTGGGGCTCGAAGATCTCGTTCTCGCCTATCTGCGCAATGACGCCTCGTACAAGCGCCCGCGCCCGACCGTGGAGGTAGTCCGATGA
- a CDS encoding ABC transporter permease subunit has translation MIWLTWRQMRPQAVPTALGVALLLAALAATGPSLGDAAESSSFLDGVTSDGLKVTLYYAGIAAAYALPAVVGAFWGAPMVARELETRTHRLAWSQSVTRTRWLATKLGLTALVTAAVAGVLAWGVTWWAGPIDRAVTAGDRTDVFAVARIEPALFGARGSVPIGYALLALAIGVLAGLVIRRTVPAMAVTLVLIVAAQVLVPAVLRAHLAEPETTATSITDENLVGLLVGGAEGPGDEITSVEEIQVSTEGTGEWELSNVTVDADGTTLATLPKWVVDCGGPPPGESAKAGAREACFERLTADGYQQQVTSYPSSAFWTLQWRETALLLVLALGLGGLCFWRVRGDVP, from the coding sequence ATGATCTGGCTGACCTGGCGCCAGATGCGCCCCCAGGCCGTGCCGACGGCGCTCGGCGTCGCCCTGCTGCTCGCCGCGCTCGCGGCCACCGGCCCGAGTCTGGGCGACGCGGCCGAGAGCAGCTCGTTCCTGGACGGAGTGACCTCCGACGGACTCAAGGTCACGCTCTACTACGCAGGCATCGCGGCGGCGTACGCGCTGCCAGCCGTGGTCGGCGCCTTCTGGGGTGCGCCGATGGTCGCGCGCGAGCTCGAGACGCGGACCCACCGGCTCGCGTGGAGCCAGTCGGTCACCCGTACGCGCTGGCTGGCCACGAAGCTCGGCCTCACCGCGCTAGTCACCGCTGCCGTCGCCGGTGTGCTCGCGTGGGGTGTGACCTGGTGGGCCGGTCCCATCGACCGCGCGGTCACCGCCGGAGATCGGACGGACGTGTTCGCCGTCGCCCGGATCGAGCCGGCGCTGTTCGGGGCGCGGGGGAGCGTACCGATCGGCTACGCGCTGCTGGCGCTCGCGATCGGTGTGCTCGCCGGCCTCGTGATCCGGCGGACCGTCCCGGCGATGGCGGTGACCCTCGTGCTGATCGTCGCCGCCCAGGTGCTGGTCCCCGCGGTGCTGCGTGCCCACCTGGCCGAACCTGAGACCACTGCGACCTCCATCACCGACGAGAACCTCGTCGGGCTGTTGGTCGGTGGGGCCGAGGGGCCTGGTGACGAGATCACCAGCGTGGAGGAGATCCAGGTCAGCACCGAAGGGACGGGTGAGTGGGAGCTCTCCAACGTCACGGTCGACGCCGACGGAACGACGCTGGCGACCCTGCCGAAGTGGGTCGTCGACTGCGGCGGGCCGCCGCCGGGTGAGAGCGCCAAGGCGGGCGCTCGGGAGGCGTGCTTCGAACGGCTCACGGCCGACGGCTACCAACAGCAGGTCACGTCGTACCCGTCCAGCGCCTTCTGGACGCTGCAGTGGCGCGAGACGGCGCTGCTCCTCGTGCTGGCGCTCGGCCTCGGTGGGTTGTGCTTCTGGCGGGTCCGAGGGGACGTGCCGTAG
- a CDS encoding DUF3097 domain-containing protein has protein sequence MLLVTHDRYGSDVLSGDWRVPKRGRSTEREAEVGMVLEEVQTDFCGAVTRTDRDLGTVELEDRRGKRRTFPLGPGFLLEGKPVILKAPVRAAAPARPTHTASGSVAVHDAKARIARASRIYVEGRHDAELVEKVWGDDLRIEGVAVEYLEGVDDLPSVVAQFKPGHGRRLGVLVDHLVPGSKESRIAASVLRGPYKEHVLVVGHPYVDIWQSVKPDRLGLAKWPMIPRTMSWKHGICQALGWPHRNQADIAHAWKRILGTVSSYADLEPALLGRVEELIDFVTQPTAG, from the coding sequence GTGCTCCTCGTGACTCACGACCGCTACGGCTCCGACGTCCTCTCCGGCGACTGGCGCGTCCCCAAGCGCGGACGCTCCACCGAGCGGGAGGCGGAGGTCGGGATGGTGCTCGAGGAGGTCCAGACCGACTTCTGCGGCGCGGTCACCCGTACCGACCGCGACCTCGGCACGGTCGAGCTCGAGGACCGCCGCGGCAAGCGCCGTACGTTCCCTCTCGGCCCGGGCTTCCTGCTGGAGGGCAAGCCCGTGATCCTCAAGGCGCCCGTCCGTGCCGCCGCCCCCGCCCGCCCCACCCACACCGCCTCGGGGTCCGTCGCCGTCCACGACGCGAAGGCCCGGATCGCCCGGGCAAGCCGGATCTATGTCGAGGGGCGACACGACGCCGAGCTCGTCGAGAAGGTGTGGGGGGACGACCTGCGGATCGAGGGTGTCGCCGTCGAGTACCTCGAAGGCGTCGACGACCTCCCGTCGGTGGTCGCGCAGTTCAAGCCGGGGCACGGGCGCCGCCTCGGCGTGCTCGTGGACCACCTCGTCCCCGGGTCGAAGGAGTCACGGATCGCCGCCTCGGTGCTGCGCGGCCCGTACAAGGAGCACGTGCTGGTCGTCGGCCACCCCTACGTCGACATCTGGCAGTCCGTGAAGCCGGACCGCCTCGGGCTGGCGAAGTGGCCGATGATCCCGCGGACGATGTCGTGGAAGCACGGCATCTGCCAGGCGCTGGGCTGGCCGCACCGCAACCAGGCCGACATCGCGCACGCCTGGAAGCGGATCCTCGGTACGGTCTCCTCTTACGCCGACCTCGAGCCTGCGCTGCTCGGTCGGGTCGAGGAGCTCATCGACTTCGTCACGCAACCCACCGCTGGTTGA
- the hrcA gene encoding heat-inducible transcriptional repressor HrcA has protein sequence MLDERKLAVLRAIVEDYVATREPVGSKTLVDRHQLGVSPATVRNDMAVLEEQGFIAQPHTSAGRIPTDKGYRLFVDRLASVRRLSIPERRAIESFLDGAVDVDDVVQRSVRLLSQLTHQVALVQYPTLTRSTVRHVELVPMDRGRILLVLITSSGRVDQRIIELPEEPGEHLLGELRGKLIAAAVGQRLPDASATVADLITAFRPEERPIVTAVVATMTRAFSDERSDERVAVGGAANLARFGADFDTSIKPVLEALEEHVVLLKLLGEATSPSMLTVRIGAEVPYEELSATSVVATAYGSTDEPLATLGVVGPTRMDYPGTMAAVRAVARYVGQTLSD, from the coding sequence GTGCTCGACGAACGCAAGCTCGCGGTCCTGCGCGCCATCGTCGAGGACTACGTGGCGACGCGGGAGCCTGTGGGCTCCAAGACGCTGGTCGACCGGCATCAGCTCGGGGTCTCGCCGGCGACCGTCCGCAACGACATGGCGGTGCTCGAGGAGCAGGGCTTCATCGCCCAGCCCCACACCAGCGCAGGTCGCATCCCGACCGACAAGGGCTATCGGCTCTTCGTGGACCGGCTCGCCTCCGTACGACGCCTGAGCATCCCTGAGCGGCGGGCGATCGAGTCCTTCCTCGACGGGGCCGTCGACGTGGACGACGTGGTGCAGCGCAGCGTGAGGCTCCTGTCGCAGCTCACCCACCAGGTCGCTCTCGTGCAGTACCCGACGCTCACCCGCTCCACGGTGCGTCATGTCGAGCTCGTCCCGATGGACCGCGGCCGCATCCTCCTCGTGCTGATCACGAGCTCGGGCCGCGTCGACCAGCGCATCATCGAGCTGCCCGAGGAGCCCGGCGAGCATCTGCTCGGCGAGCTGCGCGGCAAGCTCATCGCGGCCGCCGTCGGCCAGCGGCTGCCCGACGCGTCAGCGACCGTCGCCGACCTCATCACGGCCTTCCGACCCGAGGAGCGGCCGATCGTGACCGCTGTCGTCGCGACGATGACGCGCGCCTTCTCCGACGAGCGCTCCGACGAGCGGGTCGCGGTCGGCGGTGCCGCCAACCTCGCGCGCTTCGGGGCCGACTTCGACACCTCGATCAAGCCGGTGCTCGAGGCGCTTGAGGAGCACGTGGTGCTGCTCAAGCTCCTCGGCGAGGCCACCTCTCCGAGCATGCTCACCGTACGGATCGGCGCCGAGGTGCCGTACGAGGAGCTGTCGGCGACCTCGGTCGTCGCGACGGCGTACGGCAGCACCGACGAGCCGCTGGCCACCCTCGGCGTCGTCGGACCCACCCGCATGGACTATCCGGGCACGATGGCGGCCGTGCGTGCCGTCGCCCGGTACGTCGGCCAGACCCTCAGCGATTGA
- the dnaJ gene encoding molecular chaperone DnaJ has protein sequence MSQDYYGTLGVNRDATPEEIKKAYRKLARSLHPDVNPDPEAQERFKTVTVAYEVLSDPEKRAFYDRGGDPLGSAGGGGGFGAGFSFSDIMDAFFGQQTQRGPRGRTRRGNDALIRIAVPLADAAFGTTRELKVDTAVVCGTCHGNGSADGADPVTCQTCQGHGEVQHVQRSFLGDIRTARPCPTCGGFGSVIVNPCEECSGDGRVRARRTLTIKVPPGVDSGTRIQLTGEGEVGPGGGPAADLYVEIEVEPHQVFTRSDDDLYCDVRVPMTAAALGTQIDLPTLEADADVEGAEPTIGFDIAAGTQSGETVTIRGRGVPHLRGVGRGDLKVRMVVETPTKLDEAQRDLLTKLAVERGEERVEAEFAAPHRGSVFGRIRDAFR, from the coding sequence ATGAGCCAGGACTACTACGGGACCCTCGGTGTGAATCGCGATGCGACACCCGAGGAGATCAAGAAGGCATACCGCAAGCTCGCACGCAGCCTGCACCCCGACGTCAACCCCGACCCGGAGGCACAGGAGCGGTTCAAGACGGTCACCGTCGCGTACGAGGTGCTGTCCGACCCCGAGAAGCGTGCCTTCTACGACCGCGGCGGCGACCCGCTCGGCAGCGCGGGTGGCGGCGGCGGCTTCGGCGCGGGGTTCTCGTTCAGCGACATCATGGACGCGTTCTTCGGCCAGCAGACCCAGCGCGGTCCGCGCGGCCGGACGCGTCGCGGCAACGACGCGCTGATCCGCATCGCGGTGCCGTTGGCCGACGCCGCCTTCGGCACCACCCGCGAGCTCAAGGTCGACACGGCCGTCGTGTGCGGCACGTGCCACGGCAACGGTTCGGCCGACGGCGCGGATCCGGTCACCTGCCAGACCTGTCAGGGCCACGGAGAGGTGCAGCACGTGCAGCGCTCCTTCCTCGGCGACATCCGTACGGCGCGCCCGTGCCCGACCTGCGGGGGCTTCGGCTCGGTCATCGTCAACCCGTGCGAGGAGTGCTCCGGCGACGGCCGGGTGCGCGCGCGCCGCACGCTCACCATCAAGGTGCCCCCGGGCGTCGACTCCGGGACGCGCATCCAGCTCACCGGCGAGGGCGAGGTCGGCCCGGGCGGTGGGCCCGCCGCCGACCTGTACGTCGAGATCGAGGTCGAGCCGCACCAGGTGTTCACCCGCTCCGACGACGACCTCTACTGCGACGTACGGGTGCCGATGACCGCGGCGGCGCTCGGCACGCAGATCGACCTGCCGACGCTCGAGGCTGACGCCGACGTCGAGGGCGCGGAGCCCACGATCGGCTTCGACATCGCGGCGGGCACCCAGTCCGGCGAAACGGTGACGATCCGGGGCCGCGGGGTTCCGCACCTACGCGGTGTCGGGCGTGGCGACCTCAAGGTCCGCATGGTCGTCGAGACGCCCACCAAGCTCGATGAGGCACAGCGAGACCTCCTCACGAAGCTAGCCGTCGAGCGTGGCGAGGAGCGGGTCGAGGCGGAGTTCGCTGCACCCCATCGCGGCAGTGTCTTCGGCCGGATCCGGGACGCGTTCCGCTGA
- the ybeY gene encoding rRNA maturation RNase YbeY: MNVDVLDESSWRDESGEPVDVERLTRLSRFVMTEMRLAPATEMTMIVVDPGTMAEYNEKWMDKKGPTDVLSFPMDELRPGSDDLDAEEGYLGDMLLCPAVAAKDAASEGLDLRDHLELLTVHGILHLLGYDHAEPEEHREMFALQDVVLAKWREAEPPQ; this comes from the coding sequence ATGAACGTCGACGTACTCGATGAGTCCAGCTGGCGCGACGAGTCCGGCGAGCCGGTCGACGTCGAGCGCCTGACCCGCCTGTCGCGGTTCGTGATGACCGAGATGCGGCTGGCCCCGGCCACCGAGATGACGATGATCGTCGTCGATCCGGGCACGATGGCCGAGTACAACGAGAAGTGGATGGACAAGAAGGGTCCGACCGACGTCCTGTCTTTCCCGATGGACGAGCTGCGACCCGGCTCCGACGACCTCGACGCCGAGGAGGGCTATCTCGGCGACATGCTGCTGTGCCCCGCGGTCGCCGCCAAGGATGCGGCCAGCGAAGGCCTGGATCTCCGCGACCACCTCGAGCTGCTGACGGTCCACGGGATCTTGCACCTTCTGGGCTACGACCACGCCGAGCCCGAGGAGCACCGCGAGATGTTCGCCCTCCAGGACGTCGTCCTGGCCAAGTGGCGCGAGGCGGAGCCACCGCAATGA
- a CDS encoding hemolysin family protein, with protein MTIDVWLVVLAVALVGLAGLLASVDAALSTFSKARADELVAEGRSGATRVARVVRDPAPYINTALLLRIVAETGAVVLVAVMFARAIDGLWQQLLLATLVMSVVSFVAIGVGPRTLGRQNSERVGLLSAGLLIAITRILGPVPRVLIAIGNALTPGKGFREGPFSSEAELRELVDLAEQSALIESGERQMIHSVFELGDTVVREVMVPRTDVVFIERTKKLRQAMSLALRSGYSRIPVTGDSLDDVVGMAYLKDITKRVFDNRDAETTERVESVMRPCLYVPDSKPAAELLREMQAQRTHVAIVVDEYGGTAGMVTIEDILEEIVGEITDEYDAPPEDIEHLSNGSVRISARFDVDDLQELFGVPIEDDDVDSVGGLMAKHLGKVPIAGSEVSLDGLRFVAEAPRGRRNRIGTVIVSREASGGDSEESVGASASG; from the coding sequence ATGACGATCGACGTCTGGCTGGTCGTCCTCGCCGTCGCTCTGGTCGGGTTGGCGGGCCTGCTCGCCAGTGTCGACGCCGCGCTCTCCACCTTCTCCAAGGCTCGCGCCGACGAGCTGGTCGCCGAGGGGCGCTCCGGTGCCACGCGGGTCGCGCGCGTCGTCCGCGACCCCGCCCCGTACATCAACACGGCGCTGCTGCTGCGCATCGTGGCCGAGACCGGCGCCGTCGTCCTCGTGGCGGTCATGTTCGCCCGTGCCATCGACGGGCTCTGGCAGCAGCTGCTGCTCGCGACGCTGGTGATGTCGGTCGTCTCGTTCGTCGCGATCGGTGTCGGCCCTCGTACGCTCGGCCGCCAGAACTCCGAGCGCGTCGGCCTGCTGTCCGCCGGGCTGCTCATCGCGATCACCCGCATCCTGGGCCCCGTCCCGCGCGTCCTCATCGCGATCGGCAACGCCCTCACCCCGGGCAAGGGCTTTCGTGAAGGCCCGTTCTCGTCCGAGGCAGAGCTGCGTGAGCTGGTCGACCTGGCTGAGCAGAGCGCGCTGATCGAGTCCGGCGAGCGGCAGATGATCCACTCCGTCTTCGAGCTCGGCGACACCGTCGTGCGCGAGGTGATGGTGCCTCGTACGGACGTCGTGTTCATCGAACGCACCAAGAAGCTGCGCCAGGCGATGTCGCTCGCGCTGCGCAGCGGCTACTCCCGCATCCCGGTGACGGGCGACAGCCTCGACGACGTCGTCGGCATGGCCTATCTCAAGGACATCACCAAGCGCGTCTTCGACAACCGTGACGCCGAGACGACCGAGCGGGTCGAGTCGGTGATGCGGCCGTGCCTGTACGTCCCCGACTCCAAGCCGGCGGCCGAGCTCCTGCGCGAGATGCAGGCACAGCGCACCCACGTGGCGATCGTCGTCGACGAGTACGGCGGCACGGCGGGCATGGTCACGATCGAGGACATCCTCGAGGAGATCGTCGGCGAGATCACCGACGAGTACGACGCGCCGCCGGAGGACATCGAGCACCTGTCGAACGGCTCCGTACGCATCAGCGCACGCTTCGACGTCGACGACCTCCAGGAGCTGTTCGGGGTCCCGATCGAGGACGACGACGTCGACTCGGTGGGCGGCCTCATGGCCAAGCACCTCGGCAAGGTCCCGATCGCGGGGAGCGAGGTGTCGCTCGACGGGCTGCGCTTCGTCGCCGAGGCCCCGCGCGGACGACGCAACCGGATCGGCACGGTCATCGTGAGCCGAGAGGCCTCCGGCGGTGATTCGGAGGAGTCGGTCGGCGCGAGCGCGTCGGGTTGA
- a CDS encoding cytidine deaminase, with protein sequence MVSPPLTVDDPEDRKILTLARATRARTRAAEGASVRDRDGRTYAASTVELPSLKLTALRLAVAMAVSSGATGLEAAALSTDGDGVSDDDMAAVRDLAGAGVPVLVADVHGTPHSRVDS encoded by the coding sequence ATGGTTTCCCCACCCCTCACTGTCGACGACCCTGAGGATCGCAAGATCCTCACCCTCGCCCGCGCGACGCGGGCGCGGACCCGCGCCGCCGAGGGGGCATCCGTGCGCGACCGCGACGGTCGAACGTACGCGGCATCGACCGTCGAGCTGCCCTCGCTGAAGCTGACCGCACTCCGTCTCGCGGTCGCGATGGCCGTCTCGTCCGGAGCGACCGGCCTCGAGGCTGCGGCGCTGAGCACCGACGGTGACGGCGTGAGCGACGACGACATGGCGGCGGTCCGCGACCTCGCCGGCGCGGGTGTCCCGGTCCTGGTCGCCGACGTCCACGGCACGCCGCACTCTCGGGTGGACTCGTGA
- the era gene encoding GTPase Era, whose translation MSTFRSGFACFVGRPNAGKSTLTNALVGEKVAITSSRPQTTRHAIRGLVHRPEGQLILIDTPGLHRPRTLLGERLNDLVRSTWSEVDVIGVCLPADQRIGPGDRYLIGELAKIRRRPMLALATKADKVAPERLIEHLAAIAATGDELGVEWKHVVPVSAVSGYQVEHLRDLLIAELPEGVPLYPDGHLTDEPEETLVAEVIREASLEGVRDELPHSIAVVIEEMVPREDRPEDKPLVDVRATIFVERDSQKGIVIGKGGSRLRQIGTDSRGQIERILGTPVFLDLRVKVAKDWQRDPKQLRRLGF comes from the coding sequence GTGAGCACGTTCCGGTCGGGCTTCGCATGCTTCGTCGGCCGTCCCAACGCCGGCAAGTCGACACTCACCAACGCGCTCGTCGGCGAGAAGGTCGCGATCACGTCCTCGCGTCCGCAGACGACCCGCCACGCGATCCGAGGGCTGGTCCACCGCCCCGAGGGTCAGCTGATCCTGATCGACACCCCGGGGCTCCACCGCCCGCGCACCCTGCTGGGGGAGCGGCTCAACGACCTCGTTCGCAGCACGTGGTCGGAGGTCGACGTGATCGGCGTGTGCCTGCCGGCCGACCAGCGGATCGGTCCTGGCGACCGTTACCTCATCGGCGAGCTCGCCAAGATCCGACGCAGGCCGATGCTGGCGCTCGCCACCAAGGCGGACAAGGTCGCGCCCGAGCGGCTCATCGAGCACCTCGCGGCGATCGCTGCGACCGGCGACGAGCTCGGCGTCGAGTGGAAGCACGTCGTCCCCGTCTCCGCGGTGTCCGGCTACCAGGTCGAGCATCTGCGTGACCTGCTGATCGCCGAGCTGCCCGAGGGGGTCCCGCTCTATCCCGACGGCCACCTCACCGACGAGCCTGAGGAGACGCTGGTCGCCGAGGTGATCCGTGAGGCGTCGCTCGAGGGCGTGCGCGACGAGCTCCCGCACTCGATCGCGGTCGTCATCGAGGAGATGGTGCCGCGCGAGGACCGACCCGAGGACAAGCCGCTGGTCGACGTGCGGGCCACGATCTTCGTCGAGCGTGACAGCCAGAAGGGCATCGTGATCGGCAAGGGCGGTTCGCGCCTGCGCCAGATCGGCACCGACTCGCGCGGACAGATCGAGCGGATCCTCGGCACCCCGGTGTTCCTGGACCTGCGGGTCAAGGTCGCCAAGGACTGGCAGCGCGATCCGAAGCAGCTGCGCCGCCTCGGCTTCTAG
- a CDS encoding septum formation family protein yields the protein MSALRRPRTRARNSLLGVVGAAALVLVTACGSAGDISGAAPGADDAPPPPVRSLPPATGTTPAPTPTAEPVAAPPKAGECRKPSTVDVALRVSDDDAAPITCSGATSVTSLVRPMNASVKAAVTAYDTTRILRSARPYCERAAAGWLGTDAKTLKRSQFGFVVGVPSAAQTAEGADWMRCDLVLSANSARLAALPARTKNALKGKRGRDFMQCVRGDIRSASGTVTCSTRHQWRGVDTIRLGAAKVRYPGTKKVQATMRDRCPAGVRRYLDTRGSFDYGYISPSRTAWQRGERWGVCFAKTKK from the coding sequence GTGTCGGCTCTCCGACGCCCCCGCACCCGCGCCCGCAACTCGCTGCTGGGTGTGGTCGGCGCTGCGGCGCTAGTGCTCGTCACCGCCTGCGGCTCCGCCGGCGACATCAGCGGCGCTGCGCCCGGTGCGGACGACGCGCCGCCCCCGCCCGTACGCTCGCTGCCGCCTGCCACAGGGACGACCCCCGCACCGACCCCGACCGCAGAGCCTGTCGCGGCTCCACCGAAGGCTGGCGAGTGCCGCAAGCCGAGCACGGTCGACGTCGCGCTGCGCGTCAGCGACGACGATGCCGCCCCGATCACGTGCTCAGGTGCGACCTCGGTCACCTCTCTCGTACGCCCGATGAACGCTTCCGTGAAGGCCGCTGTCACCGCGTACGACACCACCCGCATCCTCCGCTCGGCCCGCCCGTACTGCGAGCGGGCCGCTGCCGGCTGGCTCGGCACCGACGCCAAGACGCTGAAGCGGTCGCAGTTCGGCTTCGTCGTCGGTGTCCCCAGCGCAGCGCAGACCGCCGAGGGCGCCGACTGGATGCGGTGCGACCTCGTGCTGTCGGCGAACAGCGCACGACTGGCTGCGCTGCCCGCTCGGACCAAGAACGCGCTCAAGGGCAAGCGCGGCCGCGACTTCATGCAGTGCGTGCGCGGTGACATCCGCAGCGCCAGCGGCACAGTGACCTGCTCGACCCGTCACCAGTGGCGCGGGGTGGACACCATCCGGCTCGGCGCCGCGAAGGTGAGGTACCCCGGCACCAAGAAGGTCCAGGCGACCATGCGCGACCGCTGCCCCGCGGGCGTGCGCCGCTATCTCGACACCCGCGGGTCGTTCGACTACGGCTACATCTCCCCCAGCCGCACCGCGTGGCAGCGCGGCGAGCGGTGGGGCGTCTGCTTCGCCAAGACCAAGAAGTAG